The Pseudomonadota bacterium genome segment CGTCCGACGACTTGTCCACAGTGGGGTTCGAGCTCGCGGACGCCGCGCAGCCGCGCGGATGAGCGCGTTTTCGATCACGTTTCACACAGGTTGTCCACACAATTTGACCCCGCAACCAACGTTCAGTAGAATTTGCCTGGCTCTCGACATTTTCTCGAACCTCGAGCACCGCGGTTCCGGAAGGGTGGGCGGCATGCAAGGACTCACGAAAAGACAGCAGATGGTATTGGACTACATCTCCCAATCCATCAACGATCGCGGTTATCCGCCCACGCTCCGCGAGATCGGCTCCCACATGGGCATCCGCTCGACCAACGGCGTGAACGACCACCTGCGCGCCCTCGAGCGCAAGGGCTACCTGAAGCGCGAGGATATGAAGTCGCGCGCGCTGCGGCCCGTACACGTCGGCGCGGCGGAACAAGACTCGACGGTGTCGATCCCGGTCGTCGGCCGGGTCGCGGCCGGACAGCCGGTGCTCGCAGAGGAGAACGTGGAAGATGTCGTCGTCGTCGATCGTTTCTTCGTCGGGAACCAGCGGGAGGTGTTCGGCCTCCACGTGCGCGGCGACTCGATGATCGACGCGGGGATTCACGATGGCGACTTCATCTTCGTGCGCAGGCAGATGCACGCCGACAAGGGCAACGTCGTCGTCGCGCTCATCGGCGACGAGGCGACCGTCAAGTACTACCACCCGGGACCGGACGCGATCCGGCTCGTCGCGGCGAACGCCGCCTACGCCCCCATCATCATCCGCCGGGAGGACTTCCGGCCCACGCAGATCCTCGGCGTCGTCATCGGCGTCTTCCGGCGCGTCTAGATGCGGACCATGAACGTCGCGGTCGTCGGCGCCACGGGCGCCGTGGGCAGGACCATGCTCGACGTCCTCGCGCAGCGCGGCTTCCCCGTGGGCGCCGTGCATGCCGTCGCCTCGGAGCGCAGCCGCGATAAGCGCGTCGCGTTCGCCGGCCGGGAGCTCGCGGTCGAACCGCTCCCGACGTTCGACTTCTCGGGCGTCGACGTCGCGCTCTTCTCGGCGGGCGGCTCGACCAGCCTCGCGCACGCGCCGCGGGCCGCGGCCGCGGGGGCCGTGGTCGTCGACAACACCTCCGCGTTCCGGCGCGACGCGGACGTGCCGCTCGTCGTCCCCGAGGTGAACCCGGGCGACGTCGCGGACCGTCCGCGCGGCATCATCGCCAACCCGAACTGCTCCACCATCCAGATGGTCGTCGCCCTCGCGCCGCTGCACGCGCACGCGCGCATCCGCCGCATCGTCGTCGCGACGTACCAGTCGGTCTCCGGCGCCGGTACCCGCGCCATGGACGAGCTGCGCCGCACCTCGATCGACGCGCTCGACGGCAAGGCGGTCGTCGCCGGCCCCGTGTTCCCGCACCCGATCGCGTTCAACTGCCTGCCGCAGATCGACGTGTTCGAGGACGACGGCTACACGAAGGAGGAGCACAAGATGATGTTCGAGACGCGCAAGATCTTCCACGATCCGTCGATCCGCGTCTCGGCCACGTGCGTGCGCGTGCCGGTGCTCGTCGGCCACGCCGAGGCGGTCAACGTCGAGCTCGAGGGGCCGATCTCGCCCGAGGAGGCGCGCGCGCTGCTCGCCGGGGCGCCCGGCGTCGAGCTCGTCGACGCGCCGGCGGAGCGCCGCTACCCCATGCAGTCGCTGTGCGCCGGCCGCGATCCGGTGCTGGTGGGCCGGATCCGGCGCGACCCCTCGCGGGAGAACGCGCTCGACCTGTGGATCGCGGCCGACAACCTGCGCAAGGGCGCGGCGCTCAACGCCGTGCAGATCGCGGAGATCCTGCTCGCCGAAGGGCGCTGAGGCGCTCGGGGCCTCTCGCCGCGCGGCCCAGCCACACGACGTGACGGCGGCCGCCCTTGGCGCCGCGGGCGCGCACGTCGACGACCTCCACCTCGAACCCGGCGCGCCGCATCCGCCGGGTGAACCCCGCGTCCGGCGCGGCCGACCAGACCCCCAGCACGCCGCCCGGCGAGAGGGCGGCGTACGCGGCCTCGAGCCCCGCCGCGGAGTACAGCCAGTCGTTGGCCGCCTGCGTCAGCGCCGCCGGCCCGTTGTCCACGTCGAGCAGGACGGCGTCCCACGGCGATTCGGGGGCGCGGATCAGGTCGGCCACGTCGCCCTCGTACACCGAGGCGCGCGGATCCGAGAGCGGCGCCCCGGCCTCCCCCGCGAGCGGACCGCGGTTCCAGCGGATCACCGCCGGCACGAGCTCGGCCACCACCACGCGCGCGTCCGGGCCGACCTTGCGCAGCGCCGCCGCCAGGGTGAACCCCATCCCCAGGCCGCCCACCAGCACCCGCGCGTCCGGGCGCGGCCCCAGCCGCTCGTGGGCGAGATCGAAGAGCGCCTCCTCCGAGCCGTGGGACCTGTTGCTCATCAGCTCGCGCCCGTCCACGCGGATCACGAGCTCGCGCCCGCGCCGCATGAGCGCCATGACGCTCTGCGCGCCCGCCGCCCCCGGAATCGCCTCGCTGTCCATCAGCACCCACGTGTCCATGAGAACGCCCCTCACCGAACGTGCCGCATCATAACGGCGATCCCGCGTTTGCCGCGAGCGGAACCGGACTGTATGCTTTTATCGAACATCGGGAGGATCAACCCGTGAGCTCCGACGAGATCATCGTCATCGACTTCGAGCGCGTCGAGGAGATCGAGCGGGAGCTCGCGCAGAACTTCCACAACGGCGGCGCGATGGCCCGCGGCGGGATCGAGGCCGAGGAGAACCAGCTCCGCACGGTCGCGATCGTGCACCCGGCGGACGGCGCCGTGCTCGAGCTCGCGGCGCGCGTCGTCTGGGTGGGCGAGCAGGACGGCGCGCGGGCGGTGGGGCTGGCCTTCGAGAAGTTCGGCCAGGATCTGCGCCGGCGGATCGCGGAGTTCGTGACCTCGCACGCGGCGCCTCCGGTCGAGGAGCCCGCCGCGGCACCGCCGCCGCGCGTCCACGAGCGGATGCGCGGGCTCACCTCCGCGGAGCAGATGAAGGTGGCGCGCGAGGGCGAGGCGACCGAGCGCATGGTGCTCGAGCGGATCTACGGGAAGGTCGTCTGGGAGGCGCTCCTGCGCAACCCCCGGGTCACGGTGCCGGAGGTGGCGCGCATCGCGCGCATGGGCAACCTGCCGATCCCCCTCCTGGACCTGATCGTCGGGAACGGCGCATGGCTCGCGAGCCCCACGGTGCGCCGCGCCCTGCTCGGCAACCCCCGGCTCGGCGGCGAGGCGATCACCCGGGTGCTGCGCGCCATGCCGTTCGGCGAGCTCAAGCTCGTCCCCAGGCAGACCGTCTACTCGGCGCAGGTGCGCGAGGCGGCGCGCCGGATTCTGCCCAAGTGAAGGCCGAAAAAGCGGGTGCATCCACCGCGCGGGGTGCTAGGCTTCCGGTATTCGGAATCGGGAACGGAAGATGAGCTGCACGGCAACACGCTGGACATCTGTCGCAATCGGCCTCGCGCTGTCGATCGTAGCCGCGACCGCGTCCGCGGGCTCGGCGAAGGCCGAGGCGGAGCAGCACTTCAAGGCCGGGAACGCGCTGGTGGAGAACGAGGACTACGCGGCCGCGATCGCGGAGTTCGAGCTGTCGGTGCGCCTCTAC includes the following:
- the lexA gene encoding transcriptional repressor LexA — translated: MQGLTKRQQMVLDYISQSINDRGYPPTLREIGSHMGIRSTNGVNDHLRALERKGYLKREDMKSRALRPVHVGAAEQDSTVSIPVVGRVAAGQPVLAEENVEDVVVVDRFFVGNQREVFGLHVRGDSMIDAGIHDGDFIFVRRQMHADKGNVVVALIGDEATVKYYHPGPDAIRLVAANAAYAPIIIRREDFRPTQILGVVIGVFRRV
- a CDS encoding aspartate-semialdehyde dehydrogenase, with the protein product MRTMNVAVVGATGAVGRTMLDVLAQRGFPVGAVHAVASERSRDKRVAFAGRELAVEPLPTFDFSGVDVALFSAGGSTSLAHAPRAAAAGAVVVDNTSAFRRDADVPLVVPEVNPGDVADRPRGIIANPNCSTIQMVVALAPLHAHARIRRIVVATYQSVSGAGTRAMDELRRTSIDALDGKAVVAGPVFPHPIAFNCLPQIDVFEDDGYTKEEHKMMFETRKIFHDPSIRVSATCVRVPVLVGHAEAVNVELEGPISPEEARALLAGAPGVELVDAPAERRYPMQSLCAGRDPVLVGRIRRDPSRENALDLWIAADNLRKGAALNAVQIAEILLAEGR
- a CDS encoding spermidine synthase — its product is MDTWVLMDSEAIPGAAGAQSVMALMRRGRELVIRVDGRELMSNRSHGSEEALFDLAHERLGPRPDARVLVGGLGMGFTLAAALRKVGPDARVVVAELVPAVIRWNRGPLAGEAGAPLSDPRASVYEGDVADLIRAPESPWDAVLLDVDNGPAALTQAANDWLYSAAGLEAAYAALSPGGVLGVWSAAPDAGFTRRMRRAGFEVEVVDVRARGAKGGRRHVVWLGRAARGPERLSALRRAGSPRSARR